The Fulvitalea axinellae genomic interval AGGAATTAAACGGCTCTCCGCAAATTTTTTCGGCTAATTCTTTCAGTTTCCGGATCTCCTGCGTCCACGGCAATGCCACCCGCCCAATGCCTGAATAAACGTAACGATAAGGCTTATCGCCATACCAAGCCGTTTCTCTCGCCGTAGTGATCTTTCTTCCGAACATCATAACCTCATCGTGTCTCCATTCTATATTTTCGATTAACCGGTCAAAACAAGTATCCGCCGTGGGCCGATCCAATACTTTTCCGTAATAAATCGTCTCGCCGTCATATGGCAAAATATTCCTGGGCTCGGAGTCGAATAAGTTCATCCTTTTTATGTTTTCTAACGATAACAAACAGCCGGTGTCTTTGGCTTACGTAGGTTTCCGGCAAGAAAGAATCTTGCTCTCGAATTTGTCTTTTCGTATTTTACCAAGACCATACAACATATTTTGAACAAAGTAGTATTAAAATCACCAATCAATCCAGTAACATCCGGCGGAGCCCAATCATAACATCATTTTTTACTCCAAAAACAATCGATACGGCTAGGCCTCAGCCTAAGCGAAGAAATTGTATTAAATCGCATTGTTTCGCCTTAAAACAAGCAACGATGAAAACACTCCACATCATGAACGGCGACTCATCCGCCATCCTCCTCAAAAGCCAATCCATCAGTGGCGACGTGGTGGTTTGGAGGGAAATGCTGGCCGAAGGCCGGGTGTGCCCAGAGGTAGGAAGCACCGATTTTTGGAATATCCGGTTCGATGAGTTTTCCCGGCGCTTCAACGTAGACGAAGCCGCATACCGCAAAGGTGTTATCTCACAGTTTGCCGAAGCGCAACACTTCCCGGAATACGATGAAGTGGTTCTTTGGTTCGAATACGATCTTTTTTGCCAAATAAACCTGATCGCCTCACTTAGCTGGCTTTGGCGACAAGGCATTTTCGAATATAGCCAAGTGTATCTAATCTGTGTCGGTAAGTTTCCGGGAAAACAAAAACTCTTCGGCCTAGGCGAATTGCCGGCAACAACCTACCCTGGCCTGTATCGCGATCGCCAAAAGGTAACCGAGGAAACCTGCTTCGACGCTGACAGGGCTTGGCAAGCGTACGCCGGTACGGACCCAAGGGTGTTGGAATCCGAAGCGATTACGGAACACAAAGGCTTACCTTATCTTTCGGAAGCGATAAAAGCGCATTTGAAAAGATTTCCCGATAGCCAAACCGGGCTCAACGTTATCGAACAAAGTCTTCTTTCGATAATCGAAAACGGATACGATACTCCCCAAAAGGCGGTTGGAGCGATTCTGAGGTCACAAGGAGTATACGGCTTCGGAGACACGCAATACGAAACTTACATCAAAGAGCTCGCTCCTCTATTGGATAAAGGCCCGGTATTAAGACTAAACGAGCTCGGCCGGAATGCGCTTCTCGGTCAAGCTAACGTTTCTTCCGAAATTGGCTTGGAAAATAGATATCTGGGAGGCGCTTTAGCGGGATCGTACAGATGGGATAATGACAAAAACCGGCTTATTATAGCCCAAAACTGACAATTGATGCGGGCAAGCACACAGCTTTATGTCTTTTCATTTTCTGTTTTATTTATATCTTACAATAGATAATTCGATTTACATAATACATTATCTCGTACCGATATAATTTTATCAAAAATGAACCACGTCTTGATTCTGGGAGCCGGAATGGTTGTAAAACCGATGGCCGAATATCTTCTGGAAAAGAATTTTTTTGTGACCATAGCCAGCCGAACGCTCTCCAAGGCCGAAGCCCTGCTCGATAACCACCCTAACGGAACGGCCGTGGCCTGGACGGTGGATCAAGCCGACAAGTTGGATGAAATGGTGGCCAGCCACGACCTTACCGTAAGCCTTTTGCCTTACACGCACCACGTAACCGTAGCCGAAATCTGCCTTAAACACGGTAAGAATCTCGTGACTACATCATACGTATCGCCAGCCATGAAGGCTCTTGACGCCAAAGCCAAGGAGGCCGGACTGACTTTTCTGAACGAGATAGGACTGGATCCGGGAATCGACCATATGACCGCCCAGCAGTTCATTGACAAGACCAAAGCCCAAGGTGGCGAAATCGAGGCTTTCTACTCGATTTGCGGAGCCCTTCCCGCTCCGGAAGCGTCGGACAACCCGTTGCGCTACCGCTTCTCGTGGAGCCCGAAAGGCGTGGTGATGGCCAGTAACAACGGCGCGCGCTTCCTTAAGGATTCCCAAGTGGTGGAACTGCCGACAGAGCAGTTGTTCGCCGAACCGATCAAGGAAAATTTCCCCGGCGTTGGCGATCTGGAGATTTACCCGAACCGCGATTCCCTCTCTTATGTGGAGCTTTACGGAATTCCCGAAACCAAAACAATGTATCGCGGAACGTTCCGCTACCCGTTTTGGTGCGAGACGCTTCATGCCCTAAAACAACTAGGCCTTACGATAGACAAACCCGTACAGGCTGACGGACTAAGCTATGCCGGATTTACCGAAGCGGTGTGCGGAGCGTCCACAGCCGAAGCGGTAGCAGAGAAACTTGGTTTGGCTACCGACTCGCCGGCTATCAAAGCTATCGCTTGGCTCGGTTTCTTCGATGAAAAGTCCCTGCCTTATTCCGGTACGACTTCCCCATTCGAAGTACTCTCCGACCTGATGATCGAGAAGATGATGCTTGGTAAAGGAGAGCGGGACATGGTAGTGATGCAACACATCTTCACCGTTAAAAAATCT includes:
- a CDS encoding alpha-ketoglutarate-dependent dioxygenase AlkB; its protein translation is MNLFDSEPRNILPYDGETIYYGKVLDRPTADTCFDRLIENIEWRHDEVMMFGRKITTARETAWYGDKPYRYVYSGIGRVALPWTQEIRKLKELAEKICGEPFNSCLLNLYHDGSQGMAWHSDNESTLEPGAAIASFSFGAERKFSLKHNDSKQSVSVVLEHGGLLVMRGSTQDYWKHCLPKTKKVTRPRINLTFRRMKPTVVCLG
- a CDS encoding saccharopine dehydrogenase C-terminal domain-containing protein; the encoded protein is MNHVLILGAGMVVKPMAEYLLEKNFFVTIASRTLSKAEALLDNHPNGTAVAWTVDQADKLDEMVASHDLTVSLLPYTHHVTVAEICLKHGKNLVTTSYVSPAMKALDAKAKEAGLTFLNEIGLDPGIDHMTAQQFIDKTKAQGGEIEAFYSICGALPAPEASDNPLRYRFSWSPKGVVMASNNGARFLKDSQVVELPTEQLFAEPIKENFPGVGDLEIYPNRDSLSYVELYGIPETKTMYRGTFRYPFWCETLHALKQLGLTIDKPVQADGLSYAGFTEAVCGASTAEAVAEKLGLATDSPAIKAIAWLGFFDEKSLPYSGTTSPFEVLSDLMIEKMMLGKGERDMVVMQHIFTVKKSDRSREETRLRLLDFGDKKHTSIAKTVAWPAAIAVEMILNKELDVPGVHIPLIKEIYEPVLDGLAKMGIEMTEETKEVALA